GGGTGTATtgaattgaaattttgataGACAATTTTAGCAATATAAATCCAAGGGATagaattttgacaattttgacCCTAGTTTGTATtgaattttgacaattttgatagagtgtgtttggattgGAGATTCTAGAAATCTAAGGGGTCGACTTTGAGTTTTTCGaaatattttttggattttcggccaattttagggtttatcgtcgattttagggtttttggccgattttaggttttttgacctattttttgggttttcaatcgattttagatttttcggccgattttagggtttatagtcgatttttgggttttcagtcgattttaggttttttcggccgagttttttgggtttagggtcaaCTTTGGGTTTTTCgcatattttttggattttcggccgattttagggtttatagtcaattttagagttttttgctgattttaggtttttctgccgattttttgggttttcggccgattttagggtttatagttgatttttggattttcggccgatttaagggtttatagttgattttttagattttcagccgattttaacgtttatcgtcgattttaggttCTTTTTGGCTAATGGTTTTTCaatcaattagtaatttttagttttatagaggagaaagaatttcaaattcttagGTTTTACGTGTaatttgaaattctctaaatttaacttgaatAAAATACTCTataaattttcatcattttgaaaattcttcaaattttcatccaaacaacGAAATTCACCTCAAAACATTTGAATTCACTCAACACATTACTTAACTCAAAAAATTCCCCCATCCAAACACATTTTGAACGATTGTATTGATTTTTaagactttttttaaaaaactttttacaatcaagatttatTAATTTGGATTTTGATTGATTTATAACAGAGACTTTTAAGATTTCAATTGAGTTTTAAGATTTAAAGggattgtaatttttttcaataaaataaattagttgaaaTTTTTGCATAATTTTCTGTACAATCATTGTTCAAATGttcatcaaacaaaaaaaaatcaaacaagtgTATTGATAATGATACttttgatagttttttttttgaaactcgGTATCCGGCTTTATGACCAATGATCGTCAAACTCATATaagaacaatgttcttataAAAGGGGATGAATGTTGGAAAAGGGTGgatatcataaaaaataaaaggggCTAAAGTTAGAACGCTAAAATCACAAATTTGTAAAGTTTGAGGTTCAATGGTTATAAGATAAACATAACAATTGTTTTAACAGTAACCAATGTAAGATATTGTCGACAGATACTTATAAGAAATTCAGtgataacaataataacaaaagtGTCTTAACATAGACTCACAAAACACTGAAAAGATAACATAGTTACGAGAAcgagaaaacataaacataagaGACAGACATAGTAACAAGTAAACCTATGCAGAATCCTTAATCAGAAGGAAAGGCAGAACTGAGGAGCTTCTCATCCTCGCAGAAAATCTGTAAATTCTTCGACTCCATAAGAAAATCAATATCTTCATTCTTGAACTTCAGCACAAAACCTAATGTGATCAATTCAGAGAGACCAGGAACAAAATCATGATTCTCACACAAAACACCTTCTGATATTGTTTCCGAGAAATATGTTGCATACTTCAGTGCCGTTACCTGAGGCTCTTCCATCTTCTGGATGAAAAACCTGGAACTTTGCTTTTCCCAGCGCACCATTTTGTCATCTTTCTTTGTAATGATGTACCCTGATGACAGGGATAAACTATAGCTTACCGAGACCGGCTCCAATGTTTCAAGGAAACTCAGGTTGAGTAGACCTTGAACAGCTTCATGCCTCTTTTCTGGTTCCATTTTCAGGCTAGAACAAGCAAGGAAACCAAGAATGAGCTTAACCAAACCTTTTAAGTTGAAAATATTGCAATGATCAATTTGCACCAGTTCGACAGCATTATCATTAGCTACAGATGACTCTACTTTGCATAGTGATTCAGATATATTGCGAGCACCGATCTTTCTGTAGATGTCGTATATCTTGCAAATGGACAATGGACCAAAATTCTGCTGAGGATACCACACAAAAATCTTCTCCTGCTCAAAAAGCTTCTTCAAGTGAAGGTTATCAGGAATAAACACATCTTCTTTAGCCAACAGAAATATTTCATTGCTGCCTGTTGTTACAGGAAGCTTGATCAGCCTCTCAGAAAGTTTCTTCTCTGTATTTGTGCTGAAGTTTTTCATGATATACATCCAGAATTTCGAGCACTTGTCATATGACAATTCGTCCAATGATCTCTCCCAATCATTCCAAACATCAACATAATCATCAAGTGAGGGTTTACTCCTGACTTCCATGGCAAAGGTAAAGAAGGGAAGAATCTTCCTATCATAGATATCTTCAagaacataaaattttaaactaaaaagCTTATCCGGGTCATGTATGATGCACTCCTCAGAGTTGACCCACTTTCCACCATCATTTCCATTCGGACTCCAAATTTTCCTGTCAGCTTTCTCCTCTGGTTTCCAATTGTATCCGGACAAGTACCTATATATTATCAAAGTCAGAATGAGTTTAAAGATGACTAGCAAGAAAGAAACATAAAGAGAAAAATCATATAGTTGTATAAATTAAGTACCTATAAATTTTCAGAATATTATCAGTGTTAGAGAGAGAGTGAAGGTGACTGGCAAGCAAGGCACACCCATTCTCTAGGTCAACAGTGATTCCTATCGCTTTGAGAGTTTTCTGGAAAGATGACATTTTAGGTCCATAAAAATTTTCATCTATAAAAGGTCCATCAGTTGGATTAAAGAAAGAACTCCACTTGGAATCAAACAACAAACACATCTCAGGAGGCCTATAACCAGCATGTGTCTTTAACCAATTTCTGGACAATCTCTTTCTGAAGTCATCATCGATTGAAATCTTATGCTCTTGCAATAGACTTTGGATGCATTCCAGTAAAGAAAACACACTTTCAGGACTAATGGTGGAGGGATCTGAAGGAAAACTCAGACATTCTGGCACAAACCTCATTCCATTTTTGAATTCAGTAACAACACCAAGGGTCTTCAGCTCTTCCTTGTATCGATGTATTGCAGGACCATAAAATTTGTCACTGTCGTCAATGAAAGGGAGACAGGTAATTGAAGATATAAATTTCCATTCCGGACCATATAAAATACACTTTCTTGGGTATGTATGACAACCAAGCTTGGTATACAGCCACTTCTGATTAAGTATAATGGTTGAGAAATCAGAAGGAAATATATACTCAGTTCCTTTCAGCAGCTTGCAGCAAGAAAGAAAAGACATGACATTTTCTTTGTTCAATGAAGTTTTTGTCGCCGCCTTCTCTTTGAAGAGAGAAGCAAAGCTTTTGATAGCATCTCCAAAATCAACAACCACACCGATTTGCCTAAGTTCACCTTTGTAATCCAAAATCTTACTTCCATAAAATTCATGATCAATCACAGGAAAGCAATTGAATACATCCAAAATGCAGCCCCACACCTGGTCATACAAGAAACATTCACTTGGTATCTTGAAACCCAtatttgtcttcaagcagcttgtTACCTTCAGTGAAGTTAAGAGTTTGCTAGGGGCATTCAATAATCTGATACAATGCATTAGCAAAAGAACGGCCTCGGCTGTCAAATTTGAGGGCAGTTTTAGATGATCTATAACAATTTGGTAATTTCCAGATAATCCAACAATCACTCCAAGCAACTTGAGCTCCTCTTTGTAACTATATATTTCCTGACCAAAATAAGATTGATCAATGAAAGGGATATTACTTATTTGGGATGCAACTTGCCATCCGGAATCATTCAATACAGATCCCACAGGAGACCTAAAACCATGTGATGTCTTTAGCCAGCTTCCCTCCTTGATGCTGtccacaaattcatccaaaggGAGTAGACTTTTCCTGAGATATTGAATGAAGTTAAGCATCAAAAGAACATGATTCTTACTTAAAGTGAAGGAAGCTGCGCGAGACATGAGTTCTTTTCCAATGAATTTGCAAGCTTCCTCACAACTGGACATCACTCCAATTGTTTTCAACTCCTCCTTGTACTTGTTTATTCTATCCCCATAGAAACTCTCATCGATCAGAGGAATATCAACAAGAACAGAACCACTTTGCAATATTTTTCCCAATGGTGAACTAATTAAGAACGACTTTGAAGGAGGCCGGTATCCATTGACAGTAACTTTAAGCCAGCTGCCCTCTTTTATACTTCTTAAAAACCTCTCTGGTAGGTGCTCTCCCTTATACTTCAGATTCCGGATCCAATCCAAAAGTAAGAAGGCATTGTCTTTGGTTAGCGGTGTATCTACCGCTGAAAACCCAGCATTTGGAGGAGATATATGTGGTATGTCAGAAGCTCCGACATGAGTTTTGAGGAAATCAATTAGCTTCCCGGAACTTGTATATTCGCCTGCATAAGATGATGAATTTAGGTACTCCTTTCCAAGCTCAACATAATTTTCATGTCTCCATGGATTGGAAACAATCAAATCTGCCCATTTGCTCACATTTGCAGGCACAAGAACTCCTTTTCTTTTATCTGTGATGCATCCATAGTTGTCCACAAGTGGCATAGAGCTACATAGGCAATCAACCTCCCGGCTTGACAAATACCCTTTTAAAAATGAGTGGTATAAGAAATGAGCATAAGCAATGGCATGTTTGCTGTTATTTTTAACAGAACTGCAGAGGACGTTTGCAAAATCATACACACTCAAATTAGTAACATAAACATCATTTGAAAGCCATTCCATCAAAGTCTGTTTCTGGGCCAAACGCAAGATAGCTTTTTGTGTGCTTTCTGGCATAAAAAACCTGTTTGACACACATGCAAATTCCTTGTTCCAATTGATCAGCCAACAAGCATTAGACTGACTTGAGTCTGCTATTACTACTCGCTTGGAACCAGCATGCTGCTGTGTGCATTCATTAAGACTGAACGAGGATTGACTTCCATCAAAAGCCACATATTTAATCATTGGAATGCTAGTTATGTTTGTGTCCTCAAATCTTGAAGACCAGTTTTTTGCGACAAAAAGTAAAAGCTGAAGATAGAGATCTTCTGATACACCATCCACAAGATTAGAACTCTGGATGCACTTTGCATACCAATCAACATTCACTGATTTCACCCCTAAAAAATTGAGTACGAGATCATAGTCACTATTATCAAAAGCTGAGCTTAATATCTTCCTGCCATCATGAGAAGAAAGGTTAAGCAAGTGCACTCTTTCATCCCGAGCTTTAGTCAAGATATTCCAGAATTCAGGCAGTAGCCTGCTAACTTCACCAGGCTTATAGAAGTGGTTCTGCTCGGTGTATGTTTCAATCGGGACAATATTTTCGTCAACCAATTTGGCTTTGATTTTGTCCCTGACATAATTAAACTTCTCAAACGGAGAACTTTCTATGGGAAGGAACTTGAACATACGAACCAAACTGGATACTGGAGCTTCACCTGATCCTATGACAAGTGTTTTGAATGCATCCATAAATGCTGAAGGAACACATTCAAGTATCCCTTGGTTCCATTTATTATCCAAGAGAATTGTCTCCCTTGATGAGGCAAGGACAAAATCGGCTTGAATAATGAATGGAAAGTTGGTGATCATCTCTGTAGGAAGAAAAGCATAGACCCCTGGTGAGCTTTTGCCTCTATGAAGCCTCTCTTGATTAGGGAAGGCCAGTGTCACAACCCATTCTTCCACATCCGTTCTCCTTTCAACCACATTTTCCGACCTTACTGGAAACTTTTGCTTCCACATGTAGTAGCTGCATTCCTTCTCAGCATCACTATTTTCTTCCGCCGAGAGATGGAGTGTGTAAGACTCAGCATTCATGTTTTTCCTTGTCACAAAGTTAATTTCGCTTGAAATAGATACAGCAGTCACAGTGTTCTGTTTGGGATTCTCATTAACTTCTCTGACAGAAAGGTGTCGGATTTTAGTCAGAAACAAAAGGACTTCTGGATGAACACTTGATAGCTGCTGTTTAACAGGTTTGACCTTATCCGGCTTCAGAGGCAAGACAAATGTTGTAGTTGGAAGGGAATCTTTACCATATATCTTCTTGATGTCAACAAGTGTTGGCTTCTCTTCAACCCATTCAGGAACTACATACCCGAGACTGCAATGTGGACAAGGTTTCTCATCAAACCTTATCTGATATCCATTGCTAAATATATAAGGCTGAGCAGTAACCAGAAACACACTCTTGAACCCAATACCTGAAATTCAACCATAAGAGAGATTCTGTTAAAGATTTGCATCATGATCTTCAATTTAGCTATTCTAATGGATAATCATATTCCATAGTCAAGCATAACTTTATATGACTTGATTAACAAGGATTACCAAAATGAATTCCGATATGAAAATACAGGAATAAAAATCGAATTCATTCAAACAATTCAGATATTAAAATACCAAATAAAACACATCACAGGTCCTTGATGACTCAGAAGTGCAAAACACTATGAaacatttaaatatatgaatgtgATGTTAATGTACCTTTCTCTCCTATGTAACCACTGCTCCTATTGCCTTTTTTCGTTGATCGTCCAACACTGCAAATGGACTCAATGTTCTTTGGAGAGAAACCCTTTTCATTATTGAAAATAAGTAATGTAGCTGGAGCACCAGTACCAGTAATGTCATCAGAAGTTACGACAAACTCCAACGTTGGCTTCACTCCTTCATTGTAGTGATTATCCTCGGCATTCTGTTCAAGTTAacaataaaaatttgtggagatGAGTTTCAGCCACTATAATTTGGAAAGAGAAATATTACTTAGCTAACAAAATTGGTGTCAAACACCAAATCTATATAAACAGTTAGACTCTAGTCAGCGTTGAAATAAAATCCCTCATGATACATGTTTGGTTTTTGATGTTGAAATAACATCcctcattttaaaaaatgaacaatTTAGTTATAGTAATAATGATAGtgaacccacttggggttggtctagtggtgttggttGGATGTTGAAATTGGTACCCTTGAATTAGTTGATTctagggccggataccaagtttaaaaaaaaatagtaataataatagtgatataaaaatattaaaaataaactactaGCTTTGATCTAGTAGGTGAGGGTTTGAGTAATATGCATTagttcattgtaaacaaaaagaaacaacctaaaaatctaTATCCTTCCATTGACTTCACTTTGCACATGGTTtgtgatttaaaaaaaaaaaattttgaaaacagCTTTTCATTTTAagggaaaaaatgatttttttttactaaaatatcttttttttaagaaaatccaAATATAAGTTCTAAaagtaatttatgataaaataacttataaaaatacaatttttttataaaattacataaaacctaatttatattgtataaacggtttgtataagctcaaaaataagctaccctaagtaaaataaaaaaagtgatttttttgaaaaaaaaagatttttttggtaaaaaaatatggaaCAAACGGGCCTCAATCATGGTCTTAAAAAGTTAAGTTCATAATGTGTAACTTAACAAACAACATATACCAAAAACATCcatgaaattaaaaatttacAACATTGATATTATTTATTCATAGATATGCATGATCATTGATTATACTAACAAAGAAAAAAGGTGAGACAGAAAATGTACTTGAATAAGTTCCATGAGGAAATGAACATCCTTTGCATAAAGTTCAGCAGAGAGATTCCTGACAGCATGATGCAGATCTTCAGTCAAAGGATTAGGTTTCCCTCCAATAGAGAACTTTGTTGTTCTTATCTCTTCAACGTGTTCTTTTGGAGTAGCCATTGATGATGTTTTTCTGTAATGAAGTGGaagtgaaaaatgaaaatgtgaGTTTTGAAGAGAAAAAGCAGACACAATGCAGAGGTGAAGAGTCCTTCTAGGAGAAGTAAGGTTTATAGattatattttttggaaaaGAAAAGTTATAATAAAGTTAGTCATTGCTTATTGGATAAAAGAACTTTTAATAAAGAAAGAGTACCCTAGTGTAGTGTGACTGTGAGACTGTCTTTCCAAATTTCCAATAAATTTCCTTTCAATTACCAACGGGTGGTTAATCAACTCAACTCAACTCAAACACCATCCATCAAGCTTCCTCCCtacttaattataagcaaattttaccttttagatttattgaaaaaccAACGTATTTGATTTTAAGTAAGTTTAGATACATTGATATtcaaatgaatctaaaaaatagaatttgcttataattaaggcagAATGGAGTAACAGATTATATGCAATTATTGCATTAACGTAGTAATTGTTGTACATCATTCGATCAGAAACAAACGGTTAAGATTAAaattgtgtaaaataattttgaacatTCTCTCCGTACCAATGATATAAGTCAATTTAACAGTTTTATGtatattaagaaatataattaatgttgtatgaaaaaaataaattatgagttaatttataaaattgtccttcattttcatttatgacaaggaaaaaataaattgatgaattgaaagaaaatagaataataaatagttaatggtataataggaaaaataatatCACATGTTTCATCGATAATGTAAAacgacttataatttggtacaatttttttttctcaaaacgACTTATAATTTAGTAAGGAGGGAGTAAATCATAGCTGATTGATCATCTTTTAATGGTTGAGATTGACTATTTGTGAACCTGTGTGGCAAACTTACGCTCAGTTTGGCTAGCACAATCTAGCTGATAGCTTATacaatacttttttattttaaaattagtgtcattttacttttttgaaaaagcagTATGCAGGAGTGAAGAATCCTTCTTGGAGAAGTAAGGTTTTTACCAGGATGACAAAAATATTCATACCcgtaaatattagtatataaattCGCCACAAATACGGAGTGGATAATTTAATGGATATTTATGGATGAAATAAATGGATATTTTAATTACCCGATACTTGATGGATATGGATACAGATTTAATGCTATCCACACCCGTGGATATCCATACTCgctaataaataagaaaattacttaaatatccttagtttttgtttttttttttaacgtacTTAAATATCcttagttattaaatataaaagaggCTTTTATATTCCGTACAACTttatgataaattttattttagttagaaatgtatgtatattattttttaaaagagaaatatatggatattatattaagttttgGTAGAacgaagaaaaataaatgtggTGACATTTTtgtaaattgaaagtgaaatccatgaatattattatgtgttaatattttttttactacttcttttaagaaattttaggtataattagaagaaaaaaaattaaaaattatcatcCATGGATATCTGCGGATTACCCGCATAGTGAATACCTGCATGGATATGGAGCGGATACGGATATCATATTTATCTAATGGAGTGGACACGAATATCATACTATCTGCGCCCATGGATATCCATTGACATCCCTAGTTTCTACTGTAAAAAGAAGTTACTagtctttaaaaataaaataaaaaagagttattattttttggaaaagAATGATAATAAAGTTAGTTATTGCTCATCGGATATAAGAACTTTAATCAATGGGAAAGATTACTAGACACTAGTGTTGTGTAGTGTGACTGTGAGACTGTCTTTCTAAATTTCCGAcacattttctttcaatttccaACGGGTAATTGTCGTAGACCATCCAATTAGAAACAACCGGTTGAAATTAAAATTGTGTAAAACTACagtattttgaataaattacagctagtatttaattattttttaatggttAAGATTGATTATTGCGTGAAACTGTGTGCGACAATTACATGCTTACGTTCAGTTTGGCCAACACAATATCTAGCTCATAGCTTATACTACGACTTTTTTCGTTTTAGAATGAGGTTGCATTTTACCCTACTTTTTTAAGGCTTAAAAGttactttaaaataaagttgataaaaaatttaaatttaaaattaaagttgaagTTATTtggtatttattattttttcaacttaattatcacttttaagttaaaatctgtttggtaaaatatttttattaaagttttgatattttaatataaatttatcaTAAACAATAGACTTAAGAAATTCatgtttttctaataaaaaaatataatatgcaGAGACGTGATTTTTAAAGATAATTAtcttaataataacaaaattaaaaagcgACGTAAAcaatatttggataaacaaaaaaaaataatataataatcataaaaaaaatataattatcataaattctttttttatagttatttattttgtgttttcttCATTACAAAAAAGACATTTC
This genomic interval from Trifolium pratense cultivar HEN17-A07 linkage group LG6, ARS_RC_1.1, whole genome shotgun sequence contains the following:
- the LOC123888493 gene encoding uncharacterized protein LOC123888493 — translated: MATPKEHVEEIRTTKFSIGGKPNPLTEDLHHAVRNLSAELYAKDVHFLMELIQNAEDNHYNEGVKPTLEFVVTSDDITGTGAPATLLIFNNEKGFSPKNIESICSVGRSTKKGNRSSGYIGEKGIGFKSVFLVTAQPYIFSNGYQIRFDEKPCPHCSLGYVVPEWVEEKPTLVDIKKIYGKDSLPTTTFVLPLKPDKVKPVKQQLSSVHPEVLLFLTKIRHLSVREVNENPKQNTVTAVSISSEINFVTRKNMNAESYTLHLSAEENSDAEKECSYYMWKQKFPVRSENVVERRTDVEEWVVTLAFPNQERLHRGKSSPGVYAFLPTEMITNFPFIIQADFVLASSRETILLDNKWNQGILECVPSAFMDAFKTLVIGSGEAPVSSLVRMFKFLPIESSPFEKFNYVRDKIKAKLVDENIVPIETYTEQNHFYKPGEVSRLLPEFWNILTKARDERVHLLNLSSHDGRKILSSAFDNSDYDLVLNFLGVKSVNVDWYAKCIQSSNLVDGVSEDLYLQLLLFVAKNWSSRFEDTNITSIPMIKYVAFDGSQSSFSLNECTQQHAGSKRVVIADSSQSNACWLINWNKEFACVSNRFFMPESTQKAILRLAQKQTLMEWLSNDVYVTNLSVYDFANVLCSSVKNNSKHAIAYAHFLYHSFLKGYLSSREVDCLCSSMPLVDNYGCITDKRKGVLVPANVSKWADLIVSNPWRHENYVELGKEYLNSSSYAGEYTSSGKLIDFLKTHVGASDIPHISPPNAGFSAVDTPLTKDNAFLLLDWIRNLKYKGEHLPERFLRSIKEGSWLKVTVNGYRPPSKSFLISSPLGKILQSGSVLVDIPLIDESFYGDRINKYKEELKTIGVMSSCEEACKFIGKELMSRAASFTLSKNHVLLMLNFIQYLRKSLLPLDEFVDSIKEGSWLKTSHGFRSPVGSVLNDSGWQVASQISNIPFIDQSYFGQEIYSYKEELKLLGVIVGLSGNYQIVIDHLKLPSNLTAEAVLLLMHCIRLLNAPSKLLTSLKVTSCLKTNMGFKIPSECFLYDQVWGCILDVFNCFPVIDHEFYGSKILDYKGELRQIGVVVDFGDAIKSFASLFKEKAATKTSLNKENVMSFLSCCKLLKGTEYIFPSDFSTIILNQKWLYTKLGCHTYPRKCILYGPEWKFISSITCLPFIDDSDKFYGPAIHRYKEELKTLGVVTEFKNGMRFVPECLSFPSDPSTISPESVFSLLECIQSLLQEHKISIDDDFRKRLSRNWLKTHAGYRPPEMCLLFDSKWSSFFNPTDGPFIDENFYGPKMSSFQKTLKAIGITVDLENGCALLASHLHSLSNTDNILKIYRYLSGYNWKPEEKADRKIWSPNGNDGGKWVNSEECIIHDPDKLFSLKFYVLEDIYDRKILPFFTFAMEVRSKPSLDDYVDVWNDWERSLDELSYDKCSKFWMYIMKNFSTNTEKKLSERLIKLPVTTGSNEIFLLAKEDVFIPDNLHLKKLFEQEKIFVWYPQQNFGPLSICKIYDIYRKIGARNISESLCKVESSVANDNAVELVQIDHCNIFNLKGLVKLILGFLACSSLKMEPEKRHEAVQGLLNLSFLETLEPVSVSYSLSLSSGYIITKKDDKMVRWEKQSSRFFIQKMEEPQVTALKYATYFSETISEGVLCENHDFVPGLSELITLGFVLKFKNEDIDFLMESKNLQIFCEDEKLLSSAFPSD